TCGACCTGCCGCCGGGCCGGCTCCTGGCCGTGAACTGGTCGCACAAGCCGGGCCGTCCGGCCCGCGTCCGCTTCCTCTACGACGGCGGCGTGCTCGACCCCGCCGCGCTCGCCCGCATCCGGCTCCCCCCGGCGGAGTTGGTGCGGTGGCGGACGGTCGCCCCCGGCGACCTGCGTCCGCTGGTCGCGCCGTCGCTCCGGCGGCAGATCAGGGCCTGCCTCGGGGCCCGGGAGAGCGGAGCCGGCCCGCTGGAACTCCACGCCGGCCGGCCGGCGGTGGCGGACCGCGCCTGAACCGGCCCGGGCCCGGCACGCACGCGGGGCGCCCCCCGCCGGACGTTCGACGGGGGGCGCCCCGGTGTGTCCCGCGGGCCCACCGCCGTCAGTGGACCGTGACGGTCATGGAGGGCGACGTCCAGTTGCCCGCCGAGACGCGCAGTTCCTGCTTGCCCTTGTCCTTGAAGGTGTTCTCGAAGGAGAAGCTGGAACCCTTCTTGATCAGCGTGTTGACGTGCAGCGTGGTCCACTTGGAGCCGTTCTTGTGCTGCAGGACCACCTTCGTCCCGATCGGGAGCCCCTTGCTCCTGCCGGTGAACGTGACCTTCTCACCGGCCTTCACCTCGGTGGGCGCGGCCTTGAGGGTGATCTCACCGGCGGCCGACCTGGAGGCCGACGGGGTCGGCGTCGCGGCGGCTGCGGCGGTGCTCGCGGTCGCGAGACCACCGGCGGTCAGCAGTGCCGCGGACAGGGCTCCGGCGGCGGCGATGCGGGCGATACGGCGTGGTGTGGCCATCAAGGTCGAACTCCCGTCTGGAAGGCTGCCCCCACCTGTCGCGAACTGCTCCGATGCTAGCGGCGCCCTTCCGACACCGGCGACTTGATCAAGACGAACCGCTGGTGGGAGGGGGTGCCGGAGCGCCCTGAGCCCCTCGGCCGGGGTTCACTCGCAGCCGGAGGAGATCTCCCGGAAGGTGGCGTAGTGGTCGTCCGTGTACCAGACGGCGCGGGTGTCGGGGTCGCGGACGATGCGCTCGGCATCGCGGTACTGGCCGGGGGTGCGCGGGTTGACGTCGTACTCGCGGTAGCGGCCGTCGAGGGGCAGGTCGCGGGAGCGGTTGCCGTAGACGTTGCTGCCGCGGATGACCAGACGGGTGTCCGCGACCGGGTAGTCGGTGGGCCGGGGCGCCTGGGGCCAGTCGAGCCCCTGCCAGATCCCGCACGCTTCCCGGACCTGCCCGGGGAACTCCTCGACGGGCAGCGGCGGTTCGATGACGTCGGCGGGGCGCAGCGACGGATGCGCGGCGGCCTGCGCCGAGGCGGAGGACGCGGCCGGCGCGGCGAACACGGTCAGGACGAGGGCGGCGCCGGCCAGACGGCGCGCGGTGCGCAGAAGAGTCATGTCCCCTGGAACCGGACGCGCGGCGCGGGGGTCACGCCCGCGGCCCGACGGACACCCGTCCGGCGCGCAGCCGGACGGTGCGGGCGGCCCGGCGCGCGGCGCGTCTGCCGGTCGGTCCGGTTAGCCTGCTGCGATGACGGACAGCGCGCTCGTGGTCGATCTGCGCGGCCGGCGGATCGAGACCCTCGACGGATTCTGGGACGCGGTGACCGGGCCCTGCGGCCTGCCCGCGTGGTTCGGCCGGAACCTGGACGCGTGGTCGGACACGATCGACGGCCGGGGCATCTCGGCGGTGGTCGACCGCCACCCCACCCTGGCCGTGCACGTCGACCGGACGGGCCTGTTCGCCGGCGACCGCCGCGACGCCCGGGCCCTGGCCGCGACCTTCGACGGCGTACGCAACCGCCTCTTCGTCCACCCCGTGCGCGTACGGCGCCACCCCTGACGCCGTCGCCGGTCCAGCCGCCGCTGCGGGTGCCGGGCGGGTCCTGCGGGTCGACTCCGGTGGAGGCGGAGGCGTCCTTCGTACCGCTGGGGCGACCGGAGCGGCCCCGGGGCCCGGTGCCGTGCATCCCCTTGTCGCCGCCGCGCCTGCTCCGCTCCTCGCCCCGGCCGCCCGTGCTCTTGGCGGCTTGCCGTGCGGGCTGCCCTGTTCCTGGCGGTGGAGTCCACGTCCGGGGACCGGCCGTGCTGCGCGGTGCTCGTCCGGTCACCACCGGACCGGCAAACGACTCAGGGGCCGTTTCAGATTGCTCTGAAACGGCCCCTGAGCTGCGACTTCGAAAAGTCGGGACGACAGGATTTGAACCTGCGACCCCTTGACCCCCAGTCAAGTGCGCTACCAAGCTGCGCCACGTCCCGATACCCGTTGACCTGGGGTTTCCCCTGGTTGAACGCGCAGGAGAACAATACCGCACTTCGTGCGGTGGTCGCGCGCACCTCGCTCCGGCCGGATACGGCCGGAGCGGGGTCTTGACCTCGATCGGACTTGAGGTTGCACGATCGGTGCATGACACAGGCAACCGCGGACACCGCGCTCCGCTACGAGGATCTGGGCCGCCTCATCGGCCTCATGACCGGGGCCGAGAAGCACGGCCCCGCCGCCACCTCCACCCTCGACGTCGTGTGGGTGCTCTACGACCGGGTGCTCCGGGTCACGCCGAACAGCGCCGACGACCCCGGGCGGGACCGTTTCCTGCTGTCCAAGGGACACGGTCCGATGGCCTACTACGCGGTGCTCGCCGCCAAGGGCTTCTTCCCGGTCGGCTGGCTGCCCGGCTTCGGCTCCTACGGCTCCCCGCTCGGGCACCACCCCGACCGCACCCTGATCCCCGGCGTCGAGATCGGCAGCGGCTCGCTGGGGCACGGCCTGCCCCTCGCCGTGGGCAGTGCGCTCGGGCTGCGGGCGCAGGGCCTGGACGACCCGGCCGTCTGGGTGCTGATCGGCGACGCCGAGCTGGACGAGGGCAGCAACCACGAGGCGCTCGCCTACGCGGGCTCCGCCGGACTGGAGCGGCTGCACACCGTGGTGATCGACAACGACTCGGCGACGCACGGCTGGCCCGGCGGCATCGCCACCCGGTTCGAGGCGGCCGGCTGGTCCGCGGTGACGGTGGACGGGCGCGACCACGCGGCGCTGCACGCCGCCTTCACCGCGCCGCACCCGGGACGGCCGCACGTGGTGGTCGCCCGCGTCGAGAAGAAGCAGTGAACGAGCAGCGGGATTGAGGGGCAGGGACAGCGTGGACACCATGCGGGAACGATTCATCTCGGTCACGTCGCGTCAGCTCGACGAGGACCCACGGCTGGCCGTCGTGCTCGCCGAGATCACCATGGACGGGTTCCTGCCCGCCCAGCGGCGCCATCCCGACCGGGTGGTCAACGTCGGCATCAGGGAGCAGCTGCTCATCGGGGTCGGCGGCGGCCTGGCACTCACCGGTCTGCGCCCGGTGGTCCACACGTTCGCCAGCTTCCTCGTGGAGCGGCCGTTCGAGCAGGTGAAGCTGGACTTCGGACACCAGGGCACGGGCGGGGTCCTGGTCAGCGCCGGCGGCAGTTACGACTGGCCCGCAGGCGGCTTCACCCACATGGCTCCCGGCGACGTGGCCCTGTTGGACACCCTCGACGGCTGGACGGTGCACGTCCCGGGCCACCCGGACGAGGCCGAGGCACTGCTCCGGCACGCCTACGCCGCCGGCGACGACAAGGTGTACGTCCGGCTCTCCCAGCAGTCGAACGCGGCGCCCCGGGCGGTGGACGGCCTGCGCTTCACGACCGTGCGGGAAGGACGCGCGGGCGTGGTGGTCGCGGTCGGCCCGATGCTCGACAACGTGCTCGCTGCGACCGAGGGCGCGGACCTGACCGTGCTGTACGCGCCCACCGTGCGGCCCTTCGACGACGCGGCCGTGCGACGGGCCGTCGCCCGCAGCGCACCCGCCGTGGTCCTCGTCGAGCCGTACCTGGCGGGCACCTCGGCGGCCGCGGCGGGCAGCGCTCTGGCCCATGTGCCCCACCGGGTACGGGGCCTGGGCGTGGGCCGGGCCGAACTGCGCCGCTACGGCACGATGGAGGAGCACCTCGCGGCCCACGGCCTGGACCCGGCCGGCCTGCGGGAGCGGATCAACGCCTTCCTCGCGCCGGACGCGGCGCACTGAACCCGGCCGGGGCCGGGCCGCCCCCTCGGCCGCGCCCCGCTCCGGGTGGGCGGCGGCCGGCCGCTCCGGGGGCCGCCCGGAGCCAGGTGTCGACCAGGATGAAGCGCGGTTCGGTGGTGTCCCGGACGTCCGCCGGGCGGACCCGGAACCAGGCGGAGTGGTCGTCTCCGGCTGCGGGCCCGCTCCGGACCGTCATCGCCCGCCGGGTGACGGGCCGTTCGGCTCAGTACTCCGGGGCGGCGCCCGGGCCGGTGGTGGCCGCGGGCCGTCGCGGCGGGGCCGCCAGGCACGGCCGTACGGTCGTGACCAGGACCCCCATCTCGTAGCCGAGCACTCCGGCGTCGGCCTCCGGGCCGGCCAGGACCGCCAGGCAGGTTCCGGCGCCGGCCGCCGAGACGAAGAGCAGCGCGCCGTCCAGCTCGACGGCGACCTGCCGCACCGCGGCCCCGTTGCCGAAGCGGGCCCCGGCGCTGCGGCCCAGCGAGAACAGCCCCGACGCCAGGGCGGCCAGCTGGTCGGCGCCGTCCGGATCGAGGCCGTGCGCGCAGCCGAGGAGCCCGTCCGCGGTGAGCAGGACGGCGCCGCGCGCGTGCGGCACCCGCCGTACCAGGCCGCCGAGCAGCCGGTCGAGGCCGGCGAGTCCGCTCCCTCCCGGGGGCTGCTCCGGCCACGTCACGGCTGCCCCTCCGGCCGGGCCAGGCCGAAGCCGCGGCGGAAGGCGGCCATCAGTGCCGGGTCGTGCAGGGGTTCGTCGGCGTCGGCCGGCGGGGCGGGGGCCGGGATCTCCAGCAGCCGGGGCGCGAGGTGCCGGCGCGCGTGCCGCCGGGGCAGCTCGGGCCGACCCTCCCCGCGGCGGGCGGCGGGCACCTCCGGCAGCGGCCCGCCCGGTGCCTCGGCCGGCGCGGCGGACCCGGGCACGCAGGCGTACGGGGACCCGGGCGCGGGCCCGTCCCCGGCCGCCCGCGCGGGGGCGGGTTCGGGTGCCGGGGGGCCGGGATCGGGCGCGGTGGACGGGCCGTATCCGTACGCGTCCCCGGCGCCGCCGTCCCCGGACGGCTCGCCCGACGCCCGCCCGGCCCGTACGCCGGAGGCGGGCTGCGCGGTCTCGGCGGCGGGCGTCCAGGGGCCGTCCGGCGCGGGCCGCCCCGGCCA
Above is a window of Streptomyces subrutilus DNA encoding:
- a CDS encoding transketolase, which translates into the protein MTQATADTALRYEDLGRLIGLMTGAEKHGPAATSTLDVVWVLYDRVLRVTPNSADDPGRDRFLLSKGHGPMAYYAVLAAKGFFPVGWLPGFGSYGSPLGHHPDRTLIPGVEIGSGSLGHGLPLAVGSALGLRAQGLDDPAVWVLIGDAELDEGSNHEALAYAGSAGLERLHTVVIDNDSATHGWPGGIATRFEAAGWSAVTVDGRDHAALHAAFTAPHPGRPHVVVARVEKKQ
- a CDS encoding transketolase family protein, with the translated sequence MDTMRERFISVTSRQLDEDPRLAVVLAEITMDGFLPAQRRHPDRVVNVGIREQLLIGVGGGLALTGLRPVVHTFASFLVERPFEQVKLDFGHQGTGGVLVSAGGSYDWPAGGFTHMAPGDVALLDTLDGWTVHVPGHPDEAEALLRHAYAAGDDKVYVRLSQQSNAAPRAVDGLRFTTVREGRAGVVVAVGPMLDNVLAATEGADLTVLYAPTVRPFDDAAVRRAVARSAPAVVLVEPYLAGTSAAAAGSALAHVPHRVRGLGVGRAELRRYGTMEEHLAAHGLDPAGLRERINAFLAPDAAH
- a CDS encoding roadblock/LC7 domain-containing protein; the protein is MTWPEQPPGGSGLAGLDRLLGGLVRRVPHARGAVLLTADGLLGCAHGLDPDGADQLAALASGLFSLGRSAGARFGNGAAVRQVAVELDGALLFVSAAGAGTCLAVLAGPEADAGVLGYEMGVLVTTVRPCLAAPPRRPAATTGPGAAPEY
- a CDS encoding ribonuclease domain-containing protein, which produces MTLLRTARRLAGAALVLTVFAAPAASSASAQAAAHPSLRPADVIEPPLPVEEFPGQVREACGIWQGLDWPQAPRPTDYPVADTRLVIRGSNVYGNRSRDLPLDGRYREYDVNPRTPGQYRDAERIVRDPDTRAVWYTDDHYATFREISSGCE
- a CDS encoding barstar family protein translates to MTDSALVVDLRGRRIETLDGFWDAVTGPCGLPAWFGRNLDAWSDTIDGRGISAVVDRHPTLAVHVDRTGLFAGDRRDARALAATFDGVRNRLFVHPVRVRRHP